A part of Paenibacillus donghaensis genomic DNA contains:
- a CDS encoding galactokinase has translation MSIQDLKQKFIEKYGEDGVEAQVFYAPGRVNLIGEHLDYNGGYVLPAALEFGTTLVVRPRSDDEIHFASTNLPYVATLMVSEIGKLKSNEWIDYPVGVMVELQKKGTPVTRGYDLLFHGDIPNGSGLSSSASLEVLTAYALLTLEGAETDTVEIALLSQRAENQYVGVNSGIMDQFAVANGKRDHAILLMCDTLEYELVPFVTGAYKLVIGNTNKKRGLVDSKYNERRQQCDEALAILQKEVPSLSYLAELKPEQFEAHQGKIEDETVRRRAQHVVEENQRVLDSVEVLKNNDLKQFGQYMNDSHTSLRDLYEVSCEELDVMVEEAQKIPGTLGSRMTGAGFGGCTVSLVHEDDVERFIKEVGEAYKTRTGLDGEFYVCGIGNGVEQLKGAN, from the coding sequence ATGAGCATTCAGGATCTGAAACAGAAATTTATTGAGAAATATGGGGAGGACGGGGTTGAAGCGCAGGTGTTCTACGCACCGGGGCGTGTTAATCTGATCGGCGAGCATCTGGATTATAACGGAGGTTACGTGCTGCCGGCAGCCCTGGAATTCGGGACAACCCTGGTCGTGCGTCCGCGCAGCGATGATGAGATTCATTTCGCTTCTACTAATCTTCCATATGTGGCCACGCTGATGGTCAGTGAAATCGGCAAGCTTAAGTCAAACGAGTGGATTGATTATCCAGTGGGTGTCATGGTGGAACTTCAGAAAAAAGGCACTCCGGTAACCAGAGGCTATGACCTCTTGTTCCATGGCGATATCCCGAACGGCTCCGGCTTGTCTTCCTCTGCATCCCTGGAGGTGCTGACCGCTTATGCCCTGCTGACACTGGAAGGTGCGGAAACGGATACCGTGGAGATCGCCCTGTTGTCCCAGCGTGCAGAGAATCAGTACGTCGGCGTTAACTCAGGCATCATGGACCAGTTCGCCGTAGCCAACGGCAAGCGTGATCATGCCATTCTGCTGATGTGCGATACGCTGGAGTATGAGCTGGTGCCTTTTGTAACCGGAGCTTATAAGCTGGTGATCGGCAATACGAACAAAAAACGCGGTTTGGTGGACTCCAAATACAACGAACGTCGCCAGCAATGTGATGAAGCACTGGCCATTCTGCAGAAGGAAGTTCCTTCGCTCTCCTACCTGGCAGAGCTGAAGCCGGAGCAGTTCGAAGCGCATCAAGGCAAGATTGAAGATGAGACAGTCAGACGCCGGGCGCAGCATGTGGTAGAAGAGAACCAGCGTGTGCTCGATTCGGTGGAAGTGCTGAAGAACAATGACCTGAAGCAGTTCGGTCAATATATGAATGACTCTCACACCTCCCTGCGGGATCTATACGAAGTCAGCTGTGAAGAGCTGGACGTCATGGTGGAGGAAGCACAGAAGATTCCGGGTACCCTTGGCTCACGGATGACTGGTGCAGGCTTCGGCGGCTGTACGGTATCGCTGGTGCATGAGGATGATGTGGAGCGGTTCATCAAGGAAGTTGGAGAAGCCTACAAGACCAGAACCGGTCTGGACGGCGAATTCTATGTATGCGGCATCGGCAATGGTGTCGAACAGCTGAAGGGAGCGAATTAA
- the galE gene encoding UDP-glucose 4-epimerase GalE — translation MAILVTGGAGYIGSHTVAELLDRGEEVVVIDNLLTGHREALLGGKLYEGDLRDKALLAKLFSENQIDAVIHFAASSLVGESMKDPVKYYDNNVYGTQCLLGAMQEAGVGRIVFSSTAATYGEPEKVPIEETDRTEPANVYGETKLTMERMMAWFDKVLGIKYVALRYFNAAGAHASGKIGEDHRPESHLIPLVLQTALKQRESIAVFGEDYPTEDGTCVRDYIHVSDLADAHVRAVNYLRSGSDSSIFNLGNGTGFSVKQVIETAKKVTGLEIPVVIQERRAGDPAVLVASSDKARTILGWNPQHADLENIIQSAWSWHSANPQGYGE, via the coding sequence ATGGCAATACTTGTAACAGGCGGAGCGGGATATATCGGTTCCCATACGGTGGCTGAGCTGCTGGACCGGGGTGAGGAAGTAGTGGTAATCGACAATTTGCTGACAGGGCACCGCGAGGCGCTGCTGGGCGGCAAGCTGTACGAAGGCGATCTGCGTGACAAGGCGCTGCTGGCCAAGCTGTTCTCGGAGAATCAGATTGATGCAGTCATTCATTTTGCGGCAAGCTCCCTGGTGGGCGAGAGCATGAAGGACCCTGTGAAATATTATGACAACAACGTGTATGGCACACAATGCCTGCTTGGCGCGATGCAGGAGGCCGGTGTCGGCAGAATCGTATTCTCCTCCACTGCAGCGACCTACGGTGAGCCGGAAAAGGTGCCGATTGAAGAAACCGACCGCACCGAGCCGGCTAACGTATATGGTGAAACGAAGCTGACCATGGAACGTATGATGGCCTGGTTTGACAAGGTGCTGGGGATCAAATACGTAGCTCTGCGTTACTTCAATGCAGCAGGTGCCCATGCCAGCGGTAAAATTGGCGAGGATCACCGTCCCGAAAGCCATTTGATTCCGCTGGTGCTGCAAACCGCGCTGAAGCAGCGCGAGAGCATCGCGGTCTTCGGCGAAGACTACCCGACGGAAGACGGCACCTGCGTGCGCGATTACATCCATGTCAGCGATCTGGCGGATGCGCATGTACGAGCGGTGAACTATCTGCGCAGCGGCAGCGACAGCAGCATTTTTAACCTGGGCAATGGTACGGGCTTCTCTGTTAAACAGGTGATCGAGACTGCGAAGAAGGTTACCGGTCTGGAGATTCCTGTAGTCATTCAGGAGCGCCGCGCCGGCGACCCGGCTGTATTGGTAGCCTCTTCAGACAAGGCCCGCACCATTCTGGGCTGGAATCCGCAGCATGCCGATCTTGAGAACATCATTCAGAGTGCCTGGAGCTGGCATTCAGCCAATCCGCAGGGGTATGGGGAATAA